In Methanothrix sp., one genomic interval encodes:
- the dph5 gene encoding diphthine synthase, with product MLFFVGLGLYDERDISVKGLDTVRSADVVYAEFYTSKLMGTSIERLERLYGREIEILSRSEIEVDPSWLDDAREKNVALLVGGDPMISTTHLDLRLRAIEMGIDTRVIHASNIASAVPGITGLQNYRFGRSATVPFPHIARGKRIVSSTPYDAVKDNLIRDLHTLLYLDIQEGRLMSINEAAALLIEVAEGRGDSGFASSLAVGIARAGSEDMCVRAGMLSDLRTYSFGPPLHVMVIPGRLHFMEAKALRILAGAPEELLSGYVL from the coding sequence ATGCTCTTCTTTGTGGGCCTAGGGCTGTACGACGAGCGGGACATCTCCGTGAAGGGCCTCGATACAGTGAGATCTGCGGATGTGGTCTATGCTGAGTTCTACACATCCAAGCTCATGGGAACATCCATTGAGAGGCTGGAGAGGCTTTACGGCCGCGAGATAGAGATCCTCTCGAGATCCGAGATCGAGGTTGATCCCAGCTGGCTCGATGATGCCAGAGAAAAGAACGTCGCCCTGCTGGTGGGAGGGGATCCGATGATCTCCACAACACATCTGGATCTGCGGCTCAGGGCGATTGAGATGGGCATTGATACGAGGGTGATACACGCATCGAACATCGCATCCGCAGTTCCCGGGATAACAGGGCTTCAGAACTACAGGTTCGGCAGGTCTGCCACTGTGCCGTTCCCTCACATCGCCAGGGGAAAGCGCATTGTATCATCGACTCCATACGATGCTGTTAAGGACAACCTGATCAGAGATCTGCACACGCTCCTCTACCTCGACATCCAGGAGGGGAGGCTCATGAGCATAAACGAGGCTGCAGCTCTCCTGATTGAGGTCGCAGAGGGAAGGGGGGATTCTGGGTTCGCGTCGAGTCTCGCGGTCGGCATCGCGAGGGCCGGCTCGGAGGATATGTGCGTCAGAGCCGGCATGCTTTCGGATCTGAGAACTTACAGCTTCGGCCCGCCTCTCCATGTGATGGTCATCCCCGGCAGGCTGCACTTCATGGAGGCGAAGGCGCTCAGGATCCTTGCAGGCGCCCCGGAAGAGCTGCTATCGGGATATGTGCTTTGA